In a genomic window of Thermus thermamylovorans:
- a CDS encoding protein jag, with the protein MEERKRSIDDLLSDLGVLEEAPVEVELKELGKEALTRGPKEVLEEFLVGLLLRLDPAYYVEIRQEGNLFRVEVKGGDLGRLIGKEGRTLKAVEYLAGVVLAKHFGGEYRVVLDAAGYRKRQEERIRRMAEDAALTVALTGEALHLPPMRPSERRIVHMLLKNHPKVTTESQGEGEARHVVVHPRDPASPGAKREA; encoded by the coding sequence ATGGAAGAGCGCAAGAGGAGCATCGACGACCTCCTCTCCGACCTGGGGGTTCTGGAGGAAGCCCCGGTGGAGGTGGAGCTCAAGGAGCTGGGCAAGGAAGCCCTGACCAGGGGTCCTAAAGAAGTCCTGGAAGAGTTCCTGGTCGGCCTGCTTCTGCGCCTGGACCCCGCCTACTATGTGGAGATCCGCCAAGAAGGCAACCTTTTCCGGGTTGAGGTGAAGGGAGGAGACCTGGGCCGCCTCATCGGCAAGGAGGGGCGCACCCTAAAGGCGGTGGAGTACCTGGCGGGGGTGGTGCTGGCCAAGCACTTTGGGGGGGAGTACCGGGTGGTCCTGGACGCAGCTGGCTACCGCAAGCGTCAGGAAGAGAGGATTCGCCGGATGGCCGAGGACGCCGCCCTCACCGTGGCCCTCACCGGGGAGGCCCTGCACCTTCCTCCCATGCGCCCCTCGGAGAGGCGCATCGTCCACATGCTCCTCAAGAACCACCCCAAGGTGACCACGGAAAGCCAGGGAGAGGGCGAGGCGCGGCA